The Populus alba chromosome 6, ASM523922v2, whole genome shotgun sequence genome contains a region encoding:
- the LOC118053025 gene encoding hydroxymethylglutaryl-CoA lyase, mitochondrial isoform X3, translating to MSQRGFLNHSRSIWGWNSMENDNVHDALRLSSRHFSTYYKLRRESTNKLFSSIPEYVKIVEVGPRDGLQNEKDIVPTAVKVELIKMLASSGLPVVEATSFVSPKWVPQLADAKDVMEAIRDFKGAQFPVLTPNLKGFEAAIAAGAKEVAVFASASEGFSKSNINCSIEDSLVRYHEVALSACKLSIPVRGYISCVVGCPVEGMVSPSKVAYVAKKLCDMGCYEISLGDTIGVGTPGTVIPMLEAVIDVVPIEKLAVHFHDTYGQALSNILASLQMGISTVDSSVSGLGGCPYAKGASGNVATEDVVYMLNGLGVKTNVDLQKIMLAGNFIRKHLGHSSGSKTAIALSKITAHASKL from the exons ATGTCTCAAAGGGGTTTCTTGAATCATTCACGTTCAATATGGGGTTGGAATTCTATGGAAAATGATAATGTTCATGATGCTTTGCGCTTGTCAAGTCGTCATTTTAGTACTTATTACAAACTCAGAAGGGAATCGACAAATAAG CTTTTTAGCAGCATTCCAGAATATGTGAAGATAGTGGAAGTTGGTCCAAGGGATGGATTGCAAAATGAGAAGGATATTGTACCTACTGCTGTTAAGGTTGAGCTGATCAAAATGTTAGCTTCTTCAGGGTTGCCTGTTGTTGAGGCCACGAGTTTTGTTTCCCCAAAATGGGTACCACAG CTAGCAGATGCAAAGGATGTAATGGAAGCAATCAGAGATTTTAAAGGTGCTCAATTTCCAGTCTTAACTCCTAATCTAAAA GGCTTTGAAGCAGCTATTGCAGCTGGAGCCAAGGAAGTGGCTGTCTTTGCCTCTGCTTCGGAGGGTTTctcaaaatcaaacatcaatTGCAGCATTGAAGATAGTCTGGTTCGTTATCATGAAGTTGCCCTCTCTGCCTGCAAACTTTCAATTCCTGTTCGTGG CTATATATCATGTGTTGTGGGGTGTCCTGTAGAAGGCATGGTTTCTCCATCTAAAGTTGCATATGTGGCCAAAAAGCTTTGTGACATGGGATGCTATGAAATTTCTCTTGGTGATACAATTGGAGTTGGTACTCCTG GCACTGTCATCCCAATGCTCGAAGCTGTTATTGATGTTGTCCCTATTGAAAAGCTTGCTGTCCACTTTCACGATACTTATGGGCAAGCTCTTTCAAATATTCTAGCATCACTTCAA ATGGGGATCAGCACAGTTGATTCATCAGTTTCTGGTCTGGGGGGTTGCCCATATGCTAAAGGTGCTTCTGGGAATGTTGCTACTGAAGATGTTGTTTACATGCTCAATGGTCTTGGGGTCAAGACCAATGTGGATCTGCAGAAGATCATGTTGGCTGGGAATTTCATCCGCAAGCATTTGGGACACTCATCTGGTTCAAAAACAGCAATCGCCTTGAGCAAAATCACAGCTCATGCCTCCAAACTTTAA
- the LOC118053025 gene encoding hydroxymethylglutaryl-CoA lyase, mitochondrial isoform X4, with protein sequence MITTKALSKFSRRCSFLHHRNLVPMKPILDGATTNDMAPSNSFLKGVNDTREAVSWSGQTRRMSQRGFLNHSRSIWGWNSMENDNVHDALRLSSRHFSTYYKLRRESTNKLFSSIPEYVKIVEVGPRDGLQNEKDIVPTAVKVELIKMLASSGLPVVEATSFVSPKWVPQLADAKDVMEAIRDFKGAQFPVLTPNLKGFEAAIAAGAKEVAVFASASEGFSKSNINCSIEDSLVRYHEVALSACKLSIPVRGYISCVVGCPVEGMVSPSKVAYVAKKLCDMGCYEISLGDTIGVGTPGTVIPMLEAVIDVVPIEKLAVHFHDTYGQALSNILASLQVVVSPTNHKLVCQTKTLDLN encoded by the exons ATGATAACCACAAAGGCTCTCTCCAAGTTTTCTCGGCGTTGCAGTTTCTTACATCATCGTAATCTTGTCCCAATGAAACCCATCTTAGATGGAGCAACAACAAATGACATGGCACCTtcaaactcttttttaaaaGGTGTAAA TGATACAAGAGAGGCAGTCTCTTGGAGTGGACAAACAAGAAGAATGTCTCAAAGGGGTTTCTTGAATCATTCACGTTCAATATGGGGTTGGAATTCTATGGAAAATGATAATGTTCATGATGCTTTGCGCTTGTCAAGTCGTCATTTTAGTACTTATTACAAACTCAGAAGGGAATCGACAAATAAG CTTTTTAGCAGCATTCCAGAATATGTGAAGATAGTGGAAGTTGGTCCAAGGGATGGATTGCAAAATGAGAAGGATATTGTACCTACTGCTGTTAAGGTTGAGCTGATCAAAATGTTAGCTTCTTCAGGGTTGCCTGTTGTTGAGGCCACGAGTTTTGTTTCCCCAAAATGGGTACCACAG CTAGCAGATGCAAAGGATGTAATGGAAGCAATCAGAGATTTTAAAGGTGCTCAATTTCCAGTCTTAACTCCTAATCTAAAA GGCTTTGAAGCAGCTATTGCAGCTGGAGCCAAGGAAGTGGCTGTCTTTGCCTCTGCTTCGGAGGGTTTctcaaaatcaaacatcaatTGCAGCATTGAAGATAGTCTGGTTCGTTATCATGAAGTTGCCCTCTCTGCCTGCAAACTTTCAATTCCTGTTCGTGG CTATATATCATGTGTTGTGGGGTGTCCTGTAGAAGGCATGGTTTCTCCATCTAAAGTTGCATATGTGGCCAAAAAGCTTTGTGACATGGGATGCTATGAAATTTCTCTTGGTGATACAATTGGAGTTGGTACTCCTG GCACTGTCATCCCAATGCTCGAAGCTGTTATTGATGTTGTCCCTATTGAAAAGCTTGCTGTCCACTTTCACGATACTTATGGGCAAGCTCTTTCAAATATTCTAGCATCACTTCAA gttgttgtGAGTCCAACAAACCACAAACTGGTGTGTCAGACCAAAACCTTAGACCTCAACTAA
- the LOC118053025 gene encoding hydroxymethylglutaryl-CoA lyase, mitochondrial isoform X2, whose translation MITTKALSKFSRRCSFLHHRNLVPMKPILDGATTNDMAPSNSFLKGVNDTREAVSWSGQTRRMSQRGFLNHSRSIWGWNSMENDNVHDALRLSSRHFSTYYKLRRESTNKLFSSIPEYVKIVEVGPRDGLQNEKDIVPTAVKVELIKMLASSGLPVVEATSFVSPKWVPQLADAKDVMEAIRDFKALFSRALKQLLQLEPRKWLSLPLLRRVSQNQTSIAALKIVWFVIMKLPSLPANFQFLFVGTVIPMLEAVIDVVPIEKLAVHFHDTYGQALSNILASLQMGISTVDSSVSGLGGCPYAKGASGNVATEDVVYMLNGLGVKTNVDLQKIMLAGNFIRKHLGHSSGSKTAIALSKITAHASKL comes from the exons ATGATAACCACAAAGGCTCTCTCCAAGTTTTCTCGGCGTTGCAGTTTCTTACATCATCGTAATCTTGTCCCAATGAAACCCATCTTAGATGGAGCAACAACAAATGACATGGCACCTtcaaactcttttttaaaaGGTGTAAA TGATACAAGAGAGGCAGTCTCTTGGAGTGGACAAACAAGAAGAATGTCTCAAAGGGGTTTCTTGAATCATTCACGTTCAATATGGGGTTGGAATTCTATGGAAAATGATAATGTTCATGATGCTTTGCGCTTGTCAAGTCGTCATTTTAGTACTTATTACAAACTCAGAAGGGAATCGACAAATAAG CTTTTTAGCAGCATTCCAGAATATGTGAAGATAGTGGAAGTTGGTCCAAGGGATGGATTGCAAAATGAGAAGGATATTGTACCTACTGCTGTTAAGGTTGAGCTGATCAAAATGTTAGCTTCTTCAGGGTTGCCTGTTGTTGAGGCCACGAGTTTTGTTTCCCCAAAATGGGTACCACAG CTAGCAGATGCAAAGGATGTAATGGAAGCAATCAGAGATTTTAAAG CACTTTTTTCTAGGGCTTTGAAGCAGCTATTGCAGCTGGAGCCAAGGAAGTGGCTGTCTTTGCCTCTGCTTCGGAGGGTTTctcaaaatcaaacatcaatTGCAGCATTGAAGATAGTCTGGTTCGTTATCATGAAGTTGCCCTCTCTGCCTGCAAACTTTCAATTCCTGTTCGTGG GCACTGTCATCCCAATGCTCGAAGCTGTTATTGATGTTGTCCCTATTGAAAAGCTTGCTGTCCACTTTCACGATACTTATGGGCAAGCTCTTTCAAATATTCTAGCATCACTTCAA ATGGGGATCAGCACAGTTGATTCATCAGTTTCTGGTCTGGGGGGTTGCCCATATGCTAAAGGTGCTTCTGGGAATGTTGCTACTGAAGATGTTGTTTACATGCTCAATGGTCTTGGGGTCAAGACCAATGTGGATCTGCAGAAGATCATGTTGGCTGGGAATTTCATCCGCAAGCATTTGGGACACTCATCTGGTTCAAAAACAGCAATCGCCTTGAGCAAAATCACAGCTCATGCCTCCAAACTTTAA
- the LOC140955753 gene encoding uncharacterized protein, with the protein MYGLKPSRRMSVIEKLGMFVYTLALGASNREVQERFQHSGETVSRNFNEVLRSVCLLATHIIRPVDPEFTTTPLEIAMNPRYMPYFKNCIGAIDGTHVVLMIQEYFMRRLEIQTYNFRGHRKGSIILLIRDIRMSTVTWVHIEGKDIIFQNFVDEDNPEVERNYLTESIHHYDVKIVVASMALHNYIRRKSRQDVAFNNFDNHPDFVPQDIFPDVVPQSQTSSHQRASGMDDIRDGIANCLMGQ; encoded by the exons ATGTATGGGTTGAAACCGTCTAGACGGATGAGTGTTATTGAGAAATTAGGCATGTTTGTCTACACTTTAGCTCTAGGAGCATCGAATAGGGAAGTGCAGGAGCGTTTTCAGCATTCAGGTGAAACTGTTTCAAGAAATTTCAATGAGGTGCTTCGTTCTGTGTGCTTGCTTGCAACGCATATAATAAGACCAGTCGATCCAGAATTCACAACAACTCCATTGGAAATTGCAATGAATCCGAGATACATGCCCTATTTCAAG aatTGCATTGGAGCGATTGATGGAACACAT GTAGTGCTCATGATACAAGAATATTTTATGAGGCGATTGGAAATACAAACATACAATTTCCGAGGCCACCGGAAG GGAAGTATTATCTTGTTGATTCGGGATATCCGAATGAGTACGGTTACTTGGGTCCATATAGAGGGGAAAGATATCATCTTCCAGAATTTCGTCGACGAGGACAACCCCGAAGTCGAGAGGAACTATTTAACCGAGTCCATTCATCATTATGAT GTTAAAATTGTTGTCGCATCAATGGCGCTGCACAACTATATTCGACGGAAGTCGAGGCAAGATGTTGCATTCAACAACTTTGATAACCACCCTGATTTCGTTCCTCAAGATATTTTTCCCGATGTCGTTCCACAATCACAAACGAGTTCACACCAGAGGGCGTCGGGTATGGATGATATTCGTGATGGCATTGCAAATTGTTTGATGGGGCAATAA
- the LOC118053025 gene encoding uncharacterized protein isoform X1, with product MITTKALSKFSRRCSFLHHRNLVPMKPILDGATTNDMAPSNSFLKGVNDTREAVSWSGQTRRMSQRGFLNHSRSIWGWNSMENDNVHDALRLSSRHFSTYYKLRRESTNKLFSSIPEYVKIVEVGPRDGLQNEKDIVPTAVKVELIKMLASSGLPVVEATSFVSPKWVPQLADAKDVMEAIRDFKGAQFPVLTPNLKGFEAAIAAGAKEVAVFASASEGFSKSNINCSIEDSLVRYHEVALSACKLSIPVRGYISCVVGCPVEGMVSPSKVAYVAKKLCDMGCYEISLGDTIGVGTPGTVIPMLEAVIDVVPIEKLAVHFHDTYGQALSNILASLQMGISTVDSSVSGLGGCPYAKGASGNVATEDVVYMLNGLGVKTNVDLQKIMLAGNFIRKHLGHSSGSKTAIALSKITAHASKL from the exons ATGATAACCACAAAGGCTCTCTCCAAGTTTTCTCGGCGTTGCAGTTTCTTACATCATCGTAATCTTGTCCCAATGAAACCCATCTTAGATGGAGCAACAACAAATGACATGGCACCTtcaaactcttttttaaaaGGTGTAAA TGATACAAGAGAGGCAGTCTCTTGGAGTGGACAAACAAGAAGAATGTCTCAAAGGGGTTTCTTGAATCATTCACGTTCAATATGGGGTTGGAATTCTATGGAAAATGATAATGTTCATGATGCTTTGCGCTTGTCAAGTCGTCATTTTAGTACTTATTACAAACTCAGAAGGGAATCGACAAATAAG CTTTTTAGCAGCATTCCAGAATATGTGAAGATAGTGGAAGTTGGTCCAAGGGATGGATTGCAAAATGAGAAGGATATTGTACCTACTGCTGTTAAGGTTGAGCTGATCAAAATGTTAGCTTCTTCAGGGTTGCCTGTTGTTGAGGCCACGAGTTTTGTTTCCCCAAAATGGGTACCACAG CTAGCAGATGCAAAGGATGTAATGGAAGCAATCAGAGATTTTAAAGGTGCTCAATTTCCAGTCTTAACTCCTAATCTAAAA GGCTTTGAAGCAGCTATTGCAGCTGGAGCCAAGGAAGTGGCTGTCTTTGCCTCTGCTTCGGAGGGTTTctcaaaatcaaacatcaatTGCAGCATTGAAGATAGTCTGGTTCGTTATCATGAAGTTGCCCTCTCTGCCTGCAAACTTTCAATTCCTGTTCGTGG CTATATATCATGTGTTGTGGGGTGTCCTGTAGAAGGCATGGTTTCTCCATCTAAAGTTGCATATGTGGCCAAAAAGCTTTGTGACATGGGATGCTATGAAATTTCTCTTGGTGATACAATTGGAGTTGGTACTCCTG GCACTGTCATCCCAATGCTCGAAGCTGTTATTGATGTTGTCCCTATTGAAAAGCTTGCTGTCCACTTTCACGATACTTATGGGCAAGCTCTTTCAAATATTCTAGCATCACTTCAA ATGGGGATCAGCACAGTTGATTCATCAGTTTCTGGTCTGGGGGGTTGCCCATATGCTAAAGGTGCTTCTGGGAATGTTGCTACTGAAGATGTTGTTTACATGCTCAATGGTCTTGGGGTCAAGACCAATGTGGATCTGCAGAAGATCATGTTGGCTGGGAATTTCATCCGCAAGCATTTGGGACACTCATCTGGTTCAAAAACAGCAATCGCCTTGAGCAAAATCACAGCTCATGCCTCCAAACTTTAA